In one window of Candidatus Binatus sp. DNA:
- a CDS encoding alkyl sulfatase dimerization domain-containing protein gives MPNAYQGNSLYSFDPMMGQLEVIEPGIAMFHGYANSAFAYGRGEMLAVDTSSRTMGAMAVARIREVTAEPFAFLIYSHGLGDHAFGTEAFIRDAIARGFARPKIWAHEDVAGRFDLFRMTRGWHSHVNRMQFGNASAADEIFGDDTFSYPDLTYRGTQFLDLAGEPVELHHAMAETDDATWVWMPARRLAMVGDLIVSAMPNTGNPNKAQRYTLEWAQALERIAHRKPQYVLPGHGPAYQGEQMCEELLTETARALRYVHDEVVQRLNAGQWPIDIVEANIALPDDLADKPFLKPVYGCVPFIVRDVIRRYAGWWSGEPSQMLPAPRREHCEDLIALCGRDAILARARSLMEAGELRRALSLAEVALNADKEDAEPRALNAEILEAIVSSERSFIARNFFAAAAKQLRNHAM, from the coding sequence ATGCCGAACGCATATCAGGGCAACAGTTTGTACAGCTTCGATCCAATGATGGGGCAGCTCGAAGTGATCGAGCCGGGGATCGCGATGTTCCACGGCTACGCCAACTCCGCATTCGCATACGGGCGCGGCGAGATGCTCGCGGTCGATACCAGCTCGCGGACGATGGGCGCGATGGCGGTCGCGCGAATCCGCGAGGTCACCGCCGAGCCGTTCGCGTTCTTGATCTACAGCCACGGGCTTGGCGATCACGCCTTCGGCACCGAGGCGTTCATCCGGGATGCGATTGCGCGCGGATTTGCGCGGCCAAAGATCTGGGCGCATGAAGATGTCGCCGGACGCTTCGACCTGTTCCGAATGACCCGCGGATGGCACTCGCACGTCAATCGCATGCAGTTCGGCAACGCCAGCGCGGCCGACGAAATCTTCGGCGACGATACCTTCAGCTATCCGGATCTGACCTATCGCGGCACTCAATTTCTCGATCTTGCGGGAGAGCCCGTCGAACTGCATCATGCGATGGCCGAAACCGACGACGCGACCTGGGTCTGGATGCCCGCGCGGCGGCTCGCGATGGTTGGCGATCTGATCGTCTCGGCGATGCCCAACACCGGCAATCCCAACAAGGCGCAACGCTACACGCTCGAATGGGCGCAGGCGCTCGAACGCATCGCGCACCGAAAACCGCAATACGTGCTGCCGGGACACGGGCCGGCCTATCAGGGCGAGCAGATGTGCGAGGAGTTGCTCACCGAGACAGCGCGGGCGCTGCGCTACGTGCATGATGAGGTGGTGCAGCGGCTCAACGCCGGGCAATGGCCGATCGACATCGTCGAGGCGAACATCGCGCTGCCCGACGATCTTGCGGACAAGCCGTTTCTGAAGCCGGTGTATGGCTGCGTGCCGTTCATCGTGCGCGATGTGATTCGTCGCTACGCCGGATGGTGGAGCGGAGAGCCGTCGCAGATGTTGCCTGCGCCGCGCAGGGAGCATTGCGAGGACCTGATCGCGCTATGCGGTCGCGATGCAATCCTCGCGCGGGCGCGATCGCTGATGGAGGCGGGCGAACTCAGGCGGGCGCTGTCGCTGGCGGAGGTCGCGCTCAATGCCGACAAGGAGGACGCCGAGCCGCGCGCGCTGAATGCGGAAATCCTGGAGGCGATAGTGTCCTCGGAGCGATCGTTTATCGCGCGCAATTTCTTCGCCGCCGCCGCGAAGCAACTGAGAAATCACGCGATGTGA
- a CDS encoding DUF5671 domain-containing protein produces the protein MKEKEIEGSLWDVFIHVLAVIALYVSIVGALTVLFQYVNLSLTDTADVEVDVRDRIRWGVASLLIFFPAYVWAWRLIEMDLSENPEKKKLWVRTCPIYLTLFLAGLLALSDLACLVYYFMSGDLTSRFLLKVIAVLLVSGAVLWFYLSALRRVPGPLPSATRAFAYATFLLVGLLVIAGFATAGSPSRAHLARLDVTRIENLQDIQREIVEYWQNKMALPTSLDQLSDSISGFSPPRDPATSASYGYHAVSPTSFELCADFALRDFDTEHTLPSWTRMRLGKIYWNHEAGHFCFSRTIDPARHPPHKPEA, from the coding sequence ATGAAGGAAAAAGAGATCGAAGGATCTCTCTGGGACGTGTTTATCCACGTGCTAGCGGTGATAGCACTTTATGTGAGCATCGTGGGCGCGCTCACGGTGCTGTTTCAATACGTGAATCTCTCGTTAACTGACACGGCGGATGTCGAGGTCGACGTTAGGGATCGAATCCGATGGGGCGTGGCGTCATTGCTGATCTTTTTTCCCGCTTATGTATGGGCGTGGCGCTTGATCGAGATGGACCTGAGCGAGAACCCGGAGAAAAAGAAACTATGGGTGCGCACTTGTCCCATCTATCTCACCTTGTTTCTCGCAGGGCTGCTCGCGCTATCGGATCTCGCCTGCCTCGTCTACTACTTCATGAGCGGCGACCTGACGTCGCGTTTCTTGCTGAAGGTTATCGCAGTTTTGCTGGTCTCGGGTGCGGTTCTGTGGTTCTATCTGAGCGCTCTCCGCCGCGTCCCCGGCCCGCTACCGAGCGCGACCCGCGCCTTTGCGTACGCTACCTTTTTGCTCGTTGGACTACTCGTGATCGCCGGCTTTGCGACGGCGGGATCTCCGTCGCGCGCGCATCTTGCTCGCCTGGATGTTACACGGATAGAGAACCTGCAGGATATTCAACGAGAAATCGTTGAATACTGGCAGAATAAGATGGCGCTCCCAACCTCATTGGATCAGCTCAGCGATTCGATCTCGGGGTTCTCGCCGCCGCGCGACCCGGCTACCAGTGCATCATATGGCTATCATGCGGTCAGCCCTACTTCGTTCGAACTCTGCGCGGACTTTGCACTGAGAGATTTCGACACTGAGCACACGCTACCTTCCTGGACGCGAATGAGACTTGGTAAAATATACTGGAACCACGAGGCGGGACATTTCTGCTTTTCACGAACAATAGATCCCGCTCGTCATCCGCCCCACAAGCCCGAGGCCTAG
- a CDS encoding PGPGW domain-containing protein, translating into MRLQSSSQANRIITAVVGSTLLIVGVAMLALPGPGWIVIFFGLTILSAEFLWARLLLRRLKQAGQKASDMVSPSRAVNSESSKVR; encoded by the coding sequence ATGCGTCTTCAATCGAGCAGCCAGGCCAATCGGATCATCACCGCCGTGGTTGGTTCGACGCTCCTGATCGTCGGCGTCGCGATGCTGGCACTACCGGGGCCGGGCTGGATCGTTATCTTTTTTGGCCTCACGATCCTGAGCGCGGAATTCCTCTGGGCGCGGCTGCTGCTGAGACGTCTCAAGCAAGCCGGTCAAAAAGCCAGCGACATGGTTTCTCCGTCGCGTGCAGTTAACAGTGAAAGCAGCAAAGTGAGATGA
- a CDS encoding LLM class F420-dependent oxidoreductase, with protein MKIGIHLPQIGGSASDIARIAIRAEQSGYETIWVSDHLLVPASSGRLPAIEIMEPVATLAYVAALTSRIKLATSVIVVPYRNAIHLAKELATLDCLSSGRIIAGVASGWLEAEFSALGVSFERRGAYTDEAISLMRAMWSADVPEYHGEFFNLSGMRFGPRPQAGNIPIWVGGISRRAIRRAVELGDGWHGTRMKPEQLADRITWIREIAARRNRDLAGFAISHRVYVGFAPRWTETGGYVEGILAPPAELTDYLNRFAALGVQELLVTPIGGDSIDNFLDRFDSEVRPGLA; from the coding sequence ATGAAGATCGGAATTCATTTGCCGCAAATCGGCGGCTCCGCGAGCGACATCGCGCGGATCGCGATTCGCGCTGAGCAAAGCGGCTACGAAACGATCTGGGTGAGCGATCATCTACTGGTGCCGGCGTCCAGCGGCCGCCTGCCCGCGATCGAAATTATGGAGCCGGTCGCGACGCTCGCCTACGTTGCCGCGCTGACGAGCCGAATCAAACTCGCCACCAGCGTGATCGTCGTTCCGTATCGAAACGCAATCCATCTGGCCAAAGAGCTCGCGACGCTGGACTGCCTCTCGTCGGGGCGGATTATCGCGGGGGTTGCAAGCGGATGGCTGGAAGCGGAGTTCAGCGCGCTCGGCGTGTCATTCGAGCGCCGCGGCGCCTATACCGATGAGGCGATCAGCTTGATGCGCGCGATGTGGTCGGCCGACGTGCCGGAGTATCACGGCGAATTTTTCAATCTGAGCGGAATGCGGTTCGGTCCCCGTCCACAGGCGGGCAACATCCCGATTTGGGTCGGCGGGATCAGCCGCCGCGCGATTCGCCGCGCCGTCGAACTGGGTGACGGATGGCATGGCACGCGGATGAAGCCCGAACAGCTCGCCGACCGGATCACCTGGATTCGCGAGATCGCGGCGCGCCGAAATCGCGACCTGGCCGGCTTCGCGATCAGTCATCGGGTCTATGTTGGATTTGCGCCGCGATGGACCGAGACGGGCGGCTACGTCGAAGGTATCCTTGCGCCGCCCGCCGAGTTGACCGACTACTTGAATCGCTTCGCGGCGCTGGGCGTCCAGGAATTGCTGGTGACTCCGATCGGCGGCGATTCCATCGACAACTTCCTCGATCGTTTCGATTCCGAAGTTCGTCCGGGTCTCGCCTGA
- a CDS encoding NAD(+) synthase, giving the protein MTGNFFNFYSHDFVRVAIGVPAIRVADPAFNSEQTIALLKQAAERKAVLALFPEMGISAYSCDDLFQQRALLDGCLAGIAAIVEASAKLPILAVVGSPLAIDHHLFNCAVFISRGRILGVVPKTNLPNYREFYEARQFTSADAATRDEIDLLGQRGLPFGNNLIFQHEDQPWLSIHAEICEDLWVPISPSSYAALAGATMLLNLSASNITVGKADYRRTLVSSQSARCIAAYLYSAAGPGESTTDLAWDGHGLIAENGNILAETERFKDEPQLVCSEIDLERLSQERMRQNTFGLNAQRELDKLRRFRRIAFTTELPRRAKMIPERIYERFPYVPSDPATRDERCSEVFEIQVQGLATRLRSTGLERVVIGVSGGIDSTHALLVCARAMQRLGHSAKNIYAVTMPGFATSERTLEQANRLMKALGCKAEKIDIRESCMQMLRDLEHPFAEGKEIYDVTFENVQAGERTSHLFRLANLHAGLVVGTGDLSELALGWCTYGVGDHMSHYSVNASVPKTLIQHVIRWVAENQSLGRDASKTLLDILSTPISPELIPGTNDDGHPTHDTEATIGPYELHDFFLYYILRFGYPPPKVAYLAHHAWRDKEAGRWPGIAPENRHQYDVATIKAHLHTFLYRFFRLSQFKRSCIPNAPKVGSGGSLSPRGDYRAPSDSEATAWIEQLKLIPDHE; this is encoded by the coding sequence GTGACGGGAAATTTCTTCAACTTCTATAGCCACGATTTCGTGCGCGTCGCGATCGGCGTGCCGGCGATCCGCGTCGCCGACCCAGCCTTCAATAGCGAACAAACCATCGCGCTGCTCAAGCAGGCGGCTGAGCGCAAAGCGGTGCTCGCGCTTTTTCCGGAAATGGGGATCAGCGCCTACTCGTGCGACGATTTGTTCCAGCAGCGCGCGCTGCTCGACGGATGCCTCGCCGGTATCGCCGCGATCGTCGAGGCGAGCGCCAAGCTGCCGATCCTGGCCGTTGTCGGCTCCCCGCTCGCGATCGATCATCACCTGTTCAACTGCGCGGTCTTCATCAGCCGCGGCAGGATTCTGGGCGTCGTGCCGAAGACCAATCTGCCGAACTATCGCGAATTCTACGAGGCGCGCCAGTTCACGTCGGCTGACGCGGCGACGCGCGACGAGATCGATTTGCTGGGTCAACGCGGGCTGCCGTTCGGCAACAACCTGATTTTCCAGCATGAGGATCAGCCGTGGCTGAGTATCCATGCGGAAATCTGCGAAGACCTGTGGGTGCCGATTTCGCCGTCGTCGTATGCGGCGTTGGCGGGCGCGACAATGCTGCTGAATTTGTCGGCCTCGAATATCACCGTCGGCAAGGCGGATTACCGGCGGACGCTGGTGAGCAGCCAGTCGGCGCGATGTATCGCGGCGTACCTGTACTCGGCGGCGGGGCCGGGCGAATCGACCACCGATCTCGCGTGGGATGGCCACGGGCTGATCGCGGAGAACGGCAATATCCTGGCGGAGACGGAACGATTCAAGGATGAGCCGCAACTGGTCTGCTCGGAGATCGACCTCGAGCGGTTGTCGCAGGAGCGGATGCGCCAGAATACCTTCGGCCTCAACGCGCAGCGCGAACTCGACAAGCTCAGGCGCTTTCGCCGGATCGCGTTCACGACTGAATTGCCGCGCCGCGCGAAGATGATTCCGGAGCGCATTTACGAGCGCTTTCCGTACGTGCCGTCGGACCCGGCGACGCGCGACGAGCGATGCTCCGAAGTGTTCGAAATCCAGGTGCAGGGACTCGCGACGCGGCTCCGCTCGACCGGGCTCGAGCGCGTCGTAATCGGCGTCAGCGGCGGAATCGATTCGACGCATGCGCTCTTGGTATGCGCGCGCGCGATGCAGCGGCTCGGGCATTCAGCGAAAAATATCTACGCCGTCACGATGCCCGGGTTCGCGACCAGCGAGCGCACGCTCGAGCAGGCGAATCGCCTGATGAAGGCGCTCGGCTGCAAGGCCGAGAAGATCGACATCCGCGAAAGCTGCATGCAGATGCTGCGCGACCTCGAGCATCCGTTCGCCGAAGGCAAGGAAATTTACGACGTCACTTTCGAGAACGTGCAGGCGGGCGAGCGCACCAGTCATCTGTTCAGGCTGGCGAACCTGCATGCGGGATTGGTGGTAGGCACCGGCGACTTAAGCGAGCTCGCGCTCGGCTGGTGCACCTACGGCGTGGGCGATCACATGTCGCACTACAGCGTCAACGCGAGCGTGCCGAAAACCCTTATCCAGCACGTGATTCGATGGGTGGCGGAAAATCAGAGCCTCGGCCGCGACGCGAGCAAGACGCTGCTCGACATCCTGAGCACGCCGATCAGTCCCGAATTGATTCCCGGCACTAACGACGACGGTCATCCGACGCATGACACGGAGGCGACGATTGGGCCATACGAGCTGCACGATTTTTTTCTCTACTACATTTTGCGCTTTGGCTATCCGCCGCCGAAGGTCGCCTATTTGGCGCATCATGCGTGGCGCGACAAGGAAGCCGGGCGATGGCCGGGGATCGCGCCGGAGAATCGCCATCAGTACGATGTCGCGACGATCAAGGCGCACCTGCACACCTTTCTCTATCGCTTCTTCCGGCTGAGCCAGTTCAAGCGCAGTTGCATCCCGAACGCGCCCAAAGTTGGATCGGGCGGATCGCTGTCGCCGCGCGGCGACTATCGCGCGCCGTCGGACAGTGAAGCCACCGCGTGGATCGAACAACTGAAATTGATTCCCGACCACGAGTGA
- a CDS encoding endonuclease domain-containing protein has product MPDFVPPRLTSSKDLARARKMRREATDAEKRLWSILRNRALENWKFRRQVPIDDFIADFCCVKARLIVELDGEQHLDQLKRYDDARTRHLESLGFRVLRFWNSDVMTGVDALVEEIARVLAEIDGNRAKVR; this is encoded by the coding sequence ATGCCCGATTTCGTTCCACCGCGATTGACCTCGAGCAAAGATCTCGCCCGCGCGCGCAAGATGCGTCGCGAAGCCACCGATGCGGAAAAGCGGCTCTGGTCGATCCTGCGGAATCGAGCTCTCGAGAATTGGAAATTTCGAAGACAAGTTCCGATCGATGATTTCATCGCCGATTTCTGCTGCGTCAAAGCGCGGCTGATAGTCGAGCTCGACGGCGAACAGCATCTCGATCAGCTCAAGCGCTACGACGACGCCCGAACCAGGCACCTCGAGAGCTTGGGATTCAGGGTCCTCCGTTTCTGGAACTCCGACGTGATGACCGGCGTGGATGCTCTAGTCGAAGAAATCGCGCGGGTGCTTGCTGAGATCGATGGCAATCGAGCGAAAGTGCGTTAG
- the uvrB gene encoding excinuclease ABC subunit UvrB produces the protein MLSLARGKEGVFRLVSSYKPEGDQPAAIDAITRNLIDGVPHQVLLGVTGSGKTFTMANVIERVNRPTLVMAPNKTLAAQLYNEFKSLFPDNAVRYFVSYYDYYQPEAYVPSTDTFIEKDASINDEIDKLRHSATKALLERNDVLIVASVSCIYGLGEPEVYFETVVFVEEGQTIERDRVLRKLVDIQYQRNDYDFHRGTFRVRGDTVEVFPAYEEQRAVRIEFFGDQIEAMYEIDALRGKVIRKLQSVAIYPASHYVTTSDRMEIAVTNIRIELKERLEFYRQENRLLEAQRLEQRTRYDLELLAEMGFCPGIENYSRHLTGRSPGQAPPTLLDYFPKNALYFIDESHVTVPQIGGMYRGDRSRKSVLVDFGFRLPSALDNRPLNFEEWESHVSQAVYVSATPGDHELARSGGLVVEQLIRPTGLIDPQIEVRKAGTQVDDLLEEIRLRVAVNERVLVTCLTKKMAEDLTDYYHDLGIRVRYLHADIETIERVEIIRGLRRGDFDVLVGINLLREGLDLPEVSLVAILDADKEGFLRAARSLIQTTGRAARHLNGRVIMYADTITKSMRQAIDETDRRRVKQVAYNVEHGITAKSIVKAIDASLVEMYSPEWAVVPEIGDGKSEEEFIPPHELSDRITALRREMMEAAEKLDYEGAAELRDKIKKLERHALGMDQPKHPILPSAPPGSAHHHASDSARGRGEKHKIKDITERGIIPVKTRGRRGAGAATGAAAGAAGAKSPPRQNKLKLIPGPPH, from the coding sequence ATGCTTTCACTGGCGCGCGGCAAAGAGGGTGTCTTCAGGCTGGTATCGAGCTACAAGCCCGAGGGCGACCAGCCCGCCGCGATCGACGCGATCACCCGCAATCTAATCGACGGCGTGCCGCATCAGGTGCTGCTCGGCGTAACCGGCTCGGGCAAGACGTTCACGATGGCGAACGTGATCGAGCGGGTGAATCGTCCGACGCTCGTGATGGCGCCGAACAAGACGCTCGCCGCGCAACTCTACAACGAGTTCAAGAGCCTCTTTCCGGACAACGCGGTCCGCTATTTCGTCTCGTACTACGACTACTACCAGCCCGAGGCTTACGTCCCCTCGACCGATACGTTTATCGAGAAGGACGCGAGCATCAACGACGAGATCGACAAGCTCAGGCATTCGGCGACCAAGGCATTGCTCGAGCGCAACGACGTCCTGATCGTCGCGTCGGTGTCATGCATCTACGGCCTCGGCGAGCCGGAAGTTTATTTCGAGACGGTGGTGTTCGTGGAGGAGGGGCAAACGATCGAGCGCGATCGGGTGCTGCGCAAGCTGGTCGATATCCAGTATCAGCGCAACGATTACGATTTTCATCGCGGGACGTTTCGCGTGCGCGGCGACACGGTCGAGGTGTTTCCCGCATACGAGGAGCAGCGCGCGGTGAGGATCGAATTTTTCGGCGACCAGATCGAAGCGATGTACGAAATCGACGCGCTGCGCGGCAAGGTGATCCGCAAGCTGCAGAGCGTCGCGATCTATCCGGCGTCGCACTACGTGACGACCTCCGATCGGATGGAAATCGCGGTCACGAACATCCGCATCGAATTGAAAGAGCGGCTCGAGTTCTATCGCCAGGAGAATCGCCTGCTCGAAGCGCAGCGCCTCGAACAGCGCACCCGCTACGACCTGGAGTTGCTGGCGGAGATGGGCTTCTGTCCGGGGATCGAGAACTACTCGCGTCATCTGACCGGGCGTTCGCCGGGACAGGCGCCGCCGACGCTACTCGATTATTTTCCGAAGAATGCGCTCTACTTCATCGACGAAAGCCACGTGACGGTGCCGCAGATCGGCGGGATGTATCGCGGCGATCGCTCGCGGAAAAGCGTGCTGGTCGATTTCGGGTTTCGGCTGCCGTCGGCGCTTGACAATCGCCCGCTCAACTTCGAGGAATGGGAATCGCACGTCAGTCAGGCGGTTTACGTGTCGGCGACTCCCGGCGATCACGAACTGGCGAGGTCGGGCGGGCTGGTCGTCGAGCAGTTGATTCGGCCGACCGGACTTATCGACCCGCAGATCGAAGTGCGCAAAGCCGGCACGCAGGTGGACGATCTGCTCGAAGAAATTCGTCTGCGCGTGGCCGTCAATGAGCGGGTGCTGGTCACCTGCCTCACCAAGAAAATGGCCGAGGATTTGACCGACTACTACCACGACCTCGGCATCCGCGTGCGCTATCTCCACGCCGATATCGAAACGATCGAGCGGGTCGAAATCATCCGCGGGCTCAGGCGCGGCGATTTCGACGTGCTGGTCGGAATCAACCTGCTGCGCGAAGGACTCGATTTGCCGGAAGTGTCGCTGGTGGCGATTCTCGACGCCGACAAGGAAGGATTTCTGCGCGCCGCGCGCTCGCTGATTCAGACCACCGGCCGTGCCGCGCGTCACTTAAACGGCCGCGTGATCATGTATGCCGATACGATCACGAAATCGATGCGCCAGGCGATCGACGAAACCGATCGGCGCCGCGTCAAGCAGGTCGCCTACAACGTCGAGCACGGCATCACGGCGAAATCGATCGTCAAAGCGATCGACGCGTCCCTGGTCGAGATGTATTCGCCGGAATGGGCGGTGGTGCCGGAGATCGGCGACGGCAAGTCCGAAGAAGAATTTATCCCGCCGCACGAACTTTCCGATCGCATCACGGCGCTTCGGCGCGAGATGATGGAAGCGGCCGAGAAACTGGACTACGAAGGCGCCGCCGAACTCCGCGACAAGATCAAAAAACTCGAGCGTCACGCGCTCGGGATGGATCAGCCGAAGCATCCGATACTGCCGTCGGCGCCGCCCGGCTCGGCGCATCATCATGCGAGCGATTCCGCGCGCGGGCGCGGCGAGAAACACAAGATCAAGGACATCACGGAACGGGGTATCATCCCGGTCAAGACGCGCGGACGTCGCGGCGCAGGCGCCGCGACCGGCGCGGCTGCGGGCGCCGCGGGCGCGAAGAGCCCGCCGCGCCAGAACAAGCTGAAGCTGATCCCCGGCCCTCCGCACTGA